The following are encoded together in the Thalassolituus oleivorans MIL-1 genome:
- a CDS encoding GGDEF domain-containing protein: MEKAQFHTLVVLQVKVLYCLFAALGLSVIAVLDLIESTNVYAAVAAGFSVLLLLYAVYLLMRGHKRASPYPEWALVFLLCLFTLFGMQQADQATHWIYFVPGYVYFLFPFHVATYVALVYSTALFLLIVQEYDSYLRLQILFTYAACYLFAVMYAMLNERNNRGLIEIINTDPVTQVYNEYQLQLDLNKEMTRADRQSSELILVGVAIPPRWHTLKAEDYEQRLSFFGKKLKRCLRKYDTCYRLNSDNFIILMPHSSSDDAERLQEDLLDDLAGSERFEGLTQVKVVQDVYLPEDDIPSMIKRIQEVLSNVQ; this comes from the coding sequence ATGGAAAAAGCACAATTTCATACCTTAGTCGTTCTGCAGGTTAAGGTTCTGTACTGCTTATTTGCGGCGCTCGGTTTGAGCGTTATTGCCGTACTGGATTTGATCGAGTCGACTAACGTGTATGCCGCGGTCGCCGCAGGCTTCTCAGTGTTGCTTTTGCTCTACGCTGTGTACCTACTGATGCGTGGGCACAAGCGTGCTTCACCTTACCCTGAGTGGGCCTTGGTATTTTTGTTATGTCTATTCACCTTGTTTGGAATGCAGCAAGCTGACCAAGCCACTCATTGGATCTATTTTGTGCCGGGGTACGTTTATTTCCTATTCCCCTTTCATGTCGCTACATATGTCGCTTTAGTGTATAGCACCGCTTTGTTCTTACTGATCGTGCAGGAATACGATAGCTACTTGCGACTGCAAATCTTGTTTACCTATGCTGCCTGCTATCTGTTCGCGGTGATGTACGCCATGTTGAACGAGCGCAACAATCGCGGTTTGATCGAAATTATCAACACCGACCCAGTGACTCAGGTTTACAACGAATATCAGTTGCAGTTGGATTTGAACAAAGAAATGACACGTGCTGATCGTCAAAGTAGTGAATTGATCTTGGTTGGCGTCGCCATTCCGCCGCGCTGGCATACATTAAAAGCTGAGGATTACGAACAGCGGTTAAGTTTTTTCGGTAAAAAATTGAAGCGCTGTCTGCGCAAATACGATACTTGTTATCGGTTAAATTCGGATAACTTTATTATTCTTATGCCGCATAGTTCGAGTGACGATGCTGAGCGTTTACAGGAAGATTTACTGGATGATTTGGCGGGTAGTGAGCGCTTTGAGGGCTTAACTCAGGTGAAAGTCGTGCAGGACGTCTATCTGCCTGAGGATGACATACCTAGTATGATCAAACGAATACAGGAGGTGTTGTCGAATGTTCAGTGA
- a CDS encoding D-alanyl-D-alanine carboxypeptidase family protein has translation MRFLQLCLFVVFSSSATAAVIIPKPPVLDASAYILMDADSGRIIVEHNADQQLPPASMTKMMTSYIAVHELVEGKVQEDTQVPISVNAWKKGGSKMWVREGTDVALMDLLRGIIVQSGNDASIAVAEYLAGSEDAFAGWMNQYAKTFGMTNTQFLNATGWPAEGHHSTARDMATLALHIINDHPTYYELYAEKYYEYNDIRQPNRNKLLWRDPSVDGLKTGHTEEAGYCLTASAKREDTRLIAVVMGTRSEEARARETQKLFGYGFRYFETHKLYSAGDTLQTQAVWLGMQDSVNLTLENDLYLTLPRGSKGELQVEMSTNDYPEAPIAAGAQLGKLTIRMEDEVVAELPLIAAANVDEASFFGRFIGRIKLFFTRLLG, from the coding sequence ATGCGTTTTTTACAGCTTTGCCTCTTTGTTGTTTTTTCTTCTTCCGCTACCGCAGCGGTAATTATTCCCAAACCACCTGTTCTCGATGCGTCTGCATACATCTTGATGGATGCTGATAGTGGTCGAATTATCGTCGAGCACAATGCTGATCAGCAATTGCCCCCTGCCAGTATGACCAAAATGATGACCAGTTATATTGCTGTGCATGAGTTGGTTGAGGGTAAGGTGCAGGAAGATACCCAAGTACCTATCAGTGTTAATGCCTGGAAAAAAGGCGGCTCTAAGATGTGGGTGCGCGAAGGCACTGACGTTGCGTTAATGGATCTGCTACGCGGCATTATCGTGCAATCAGGGAATGATGCATCGATCGCTGTAGCTGAGTACCTAGCCGGTTCTGAAGACGCGTTCGCTGGTTGGATGAACCAGTATGCTAAAACCTTTGGTATGACCAATACGCAGTTTTTGAATGCCACTGGCTGGCCTGCCGAAGGACACCATTCGACGGCTCGTGATATGGCAACGTTAGCGCTGCATATCATCAATGACCACCCGACTTATTACGAGTTGTACGCTGAGAAATACTATGAGTACAACGACATTCGTCAGCCTAACCGCAACAAATTATTATGGCGTGATCCTAGTGTTGATGGTTTGAAAACAGGCCATACAGAAGAAGCGGGTTATTGTTTGACGGCTTCGGCTAAGCGTGAAGATACTCGACTGATTGCGGTAGTAATGGGAACTCGTAGCGAAGAAGCTCGTGCCCGTGAAACACAAAAATTATTTGGTTACGGTTTCCGTTATTTCGAAACTCATAAGCTTTATAGCGCGGGTGATACCCTGCAAACTCAAGCGGTGTGGCTGGGTATGCAAGACAGCGTTAATCTAACTCTTGAAAATGATCTGTATTTAACGCTACCGCGCGGCAGTAAAGGCGAGCTTCAAGTTGAAATGTCGACTAACGATTATCCTGAAGCCCCCATTGCTGCCGGTGCTCAACTTGGCAAGTTAACTATCCGCATGGAAGACGAAGTAGTGGCGGAGTTACCTCTGATAGCCGCTGCTAATGTTGACGAGGCTAGCTTCTTTGGCCGTTTTATTGGTCGAATTAAGCTCTTTTTCACGCGTTTGCTCGGCTAG
- the nadD gene encoding nicotinate-nucleotide adenylyltransferase encodes MKSVSNPKSLAILGGTFDPVHIGHLRIALQLRQLGFAAVWLMPNATPPHRPQPQATAEQRLAMLRLATQSLDGIEVCDLELLRDAPSYSADTLNLLRQQYADCAITWVMGTDAWNSFDQWQKPEVILECANVLVISRPGDKIKAMGWQHQQAVLRRAESRGLRDSHHGAIAFQAWPELDISASDLRQAIKQGDNVTFLTPDAVLEYINQHKLYR; translated from the coding sequence GTGAAATCCGTCAGTAATCCTAAGTCGCTAGCGATACTGGGCGGGACATTTGATCCCGTTCATATCGGACATCTGCGTATTGCCTTACAGTTACGCCAACTCGGCTTTGCAGCAGTATGGCTTATGCCAAATGCCACACCGCCACACCGACCGCAGCCACAAGCGACGGCAGAACAGCGGTTGGCGATGCTGAGACTGGCTACTCAGTCGCTGGATGGCATTGAGGTCTGCGATCTTGAATTGCTGCGTGATGCTCCAAGTTACAGTGCCGACACCCTCAATCTGTTACGCCAACAATACGCTGATTGTGCTATCACTTGGGTGATGGGAACGGATGCTTGGAACAGCTTTGATCAATGGCAAAAACCAGAAGTGATACTGGAATGCGCCAATGTATTGGTCATTAGCCGCCCGGGAGACAAAATAAAAGCCATGGGCTGGCAACATCAGCAAGCCGTGCTTCGACGGGCTGAGAGCCGCGGTTTACGTGACTCTCACCACGGCGCTATTGCCTTTCAGGCATGGCCAGAACTCGATATATCTGCATCCGACTTGCGTCAGGCTATCAAGCAGGGCGACAATGTCACCTTTCTAACGCCGGACGCGGTATTGGAATACATAAATCAACATAAACTCTATCGATAG
- a CDS encoding class I SAM-dependent methyltransferase, whose amino-acid sequence MKSATQSPDLDTSRISVSAHYTGYIWYKHGLSAAGFATGTGRFANAALAPINAFLRLVAGADIDIFLLQRHSVIDHQVRDLIEQHGIEQIVELASGLSPRGYRIKQQYPHIRYIEGDLPGMAARKRELLGRVGLAAGHDVVECNILQEDGPTSIAAVLASLDTSKPTLIITEGLVNYFDLPVIRSVWARMAQGLKRFPQGYYITDLYPDFADHPSYRYVKMAQKLVGLFTRGQWPLHYSNDNAIRNGFGEDGFDQVDVLDPASFYGQLNLPEVKIKTLVRIIRCKVSGE is encoded by the coding sequence ATGAAGTCAGCCACTCAATCTCCCGATCTGGATACGTCACGGATCAGCGTTAGCGCCCACTATACGGGCTATATTTGGTACAAGCATGGACTTTCAGCTGCAGGATTTGCAACCGGAACCGGACGCTTTGCCAATGCCGCACTTGCACCAATTAATGCATTTTTACGCTTAGTTGCCGGTGCCGATATTGATATCTTTTTATTACAACGTCACTCGGTAATCGACCATCAAGTTCGTGACCTTATCGAACAGCATGGGATCGAACAAATCGTCGAGTTAGCATCGGGCTTGTCGCCACGAGGCTATCGCATCAAGCAGCAATATCCGCATATTCGTTATATCGAAGGCGATCTGCCCGGAATGGCAGCTCGTAAGCGCGAACTACTAGGACGCGTCGGTTTAGCGGCTGGCCACGATGTAGTTGAGTGCAATATTTTGCAAGAAGATGGCCCAACCTCCATTGCCGCAGTACTTGCCAGTCTTGATACCAGCAAGCCCACGCTGATTATTACCGAAGGCCTTGTTAACTACTTTGACTTACCGGTTATTCGTTCCGTATGGGCACGGATGGCCCAAGGTTTGAAACGGTTTCCCCAAGGTTATTACATTACGGATTTGTACCCAGATTTTGCCGACCACCCTTCGTATCGCTACGTTAAGATGGCACAAAAGCTGGTCGGTTTGTTCACTCGTGGACAATGGCCTCTGCATTATTCGAACGATAACGCTATTCGCAATGGCTTTGGTGAAGACGGGTTCGATCAAGTCGACGTACTGGATCCCGCCTCATTCTATGGGCAGTTGAACTTGCCTGAAGTGAAGATTAAAACCTTGGTGCGTATCATACGTTGCAAAGTATCGGGCGAATAA
- the rsfS gene encoding ribosome silencing factor, producing the protein MQIEQIKSLVIEALEDMKAQNITVLDVRGRTSVTDWMIIANGTSNRHVGAVASNVEEKAKHAGLRPNGMEGRAAADWVLIDLIDVVVHVMTEQARHFYDLERLWGEPKADAEAGKRDA; encoded by the coding sequence ATGCAAATTGAGCAAATAAAATCGTTGGTGATCGAAGCGCTGGAAGACATGAAAGCGCAAAATATCACCGTGCTGGACGTCCGCGGACGCACCTCAGTCACTGATTGGATGATCATCGCCAATGGTACGTCCAACCGTCACGTTGGGGCTGTTGCCTCGAATGTAGAAGAAAAAGCTAAGCATGCGGGTTTACGCCCAAATGGTATGGAAGGTCGCGCCGCGGCAGATTGGGTTCTTATCGACCTAATCGATGTGGTTGTTCACGTAATGACAGAACAAGCACGCCACTTCTACGATTTGGAGCGCCTTTGGGGCGAACCTAAAGCCGACGCTGAAGCAGGAAAACGCGACGCATGA
- a CDS encoding YqcC family protein: MSTQHSLLASYLLKLESALQQHELWSTDSPSALQLSSLQPFCVDTLTIEQWLQYILIPRFSALVATGADLPIIPADNGMAGMADIAFNQRNIRANEVVDLIRAIDSLLEAPWP, translated from the coding sequence ATGTCGACTCAACACAGTTTGCTTGCCAGCTACCTGCTAAAACTTGAATCTGCTCTACAGCAACACGAGTTATGGTCGACCGATTCACCCAGTGCGCTGCAACTGTCTAGCCTGCAACCCTTCTGTGTTGATACCCTGACCATCGAGCAATGGCTGCAATACATCTTGATTCCTCGCTTTTCTGCACTCGTTGCAACAGGCGCCGACTTACCCATTATTCCTGCCGATAACGGTATGGCGGGTATGGCTGACATTGCATTCAATCAACGCAATATTCGCGCTAACGAGGTAGTTGACCTTATTCGCGCTATCGATTCTTTACTGGAGGCACCATGGCCTTAA
- a CDS encoding YchJ family protein: MTGICSEQPCPCQSGLAYEQCCKPCHEGIAPSAEALMRSRYSAFVNQDAAYLLRTWHTDTRPPSLPMDGKTQWFGLTILSSEEQEDDGVVSFRARFCEDGEWCELDERSIFKRLDGQWYYVDGNASFTPMKLGRNDPCPCGSGSKWKKCCG; this comes from the coding sequence ATGACAGGTATCTGTTCCGAGCAGCCTTGCCCATGTCAGAGTGGACTTGCCTACGAGCAGTGTTGCAAGCCTTGTCATGAGGGCATTGCTCCTAGCGCAGAGGCCTTGATGCGCTCTCGCTATAGCGCCTTCGTTAACCAAGATGCTGCCTATCTCCTACGTACGTGGCATACAGACACTCGACCACCATCCTTGCCAATGGATGGTAAAACGCAGTGGTTTGGTTTGACCATTCTTAGCAGTGAAGAGCAAGAAGATGATGGCGTTGTGAGCTTTCGTGCTCGTTTTTGTGAAGATGGCGAGTGGTGCGAACTGGACGAGCGCTCGATATTCAAACGTCTTGATGGCCAGTGGTATTACGTCGATGGCAATGCGTCGTTCACGCCAATGAAACTGGGCAGGAATGACCCATGCCCTTGTGGGAGTGGCAGTAAATGGAAAAAGTGCTGCGGATAA
- the lipB gene encoding lipoyl(octanoyl) transferase LipB produces the protein MRIRQLGLCDYQSVYDDMVATTESRDANSADELWFLQHFPVFTQGQAGKAEHVLMAGDIPVIQTDRGGQVTYHGPGQLVVYLLIDIKRKVWGPRQLVAAIERALVACLADLGIESAPREDAPGVYVGVKKIASLGLRIRNGRSFHGLSLNINMDLQPFQRINPCGYAGMEMTQIVDEIAASSSGSDDIDFDTVSENLQRHLLRELTSSNGIAVTSAEEPGEENER, from the coding sequence TTGCGGATTCGTCAGTTAGGTTTGTGTGATTATCAAAGCGTATACGACGATATGGTCGCAACGACAGAGTCACGCGACGCAAATAGCGCCGACGAACTATGGTTTTTACAGCACTTTCCCGTGTTTACTCAAGGTCAGGCCGGAAAGGCAGAACACGTTCTTATGGCGGGTGATATTCCCGTTATTCAAACCGATCGCGGTGGCCAAGTTACGTACCACGGTCCTGGCCAGTTGGTTGTTTATCTGTTAATTGATATCAAACGTAAGGTCTGGGGTCCACGGCAGCTGGTCGCCGCGATTGAACGCGCACTGGTCGCCTGTTTGGCTGATTTGGGTATTGAGTCGGCTCCGCGTGAGGACGCGCCAGGTGTTTACGTTGGGGTTAAAAAAATAGCCTCACTCGGTTTAAGAATTCGCAATGGCCGCTCTTTTCATGGGCTATCTTTGAACATCAATATGGATTTACAGCCATTTCAGCGTATTAACCCATGCGGTTATGCTGGCATGGAAATGACTCAAATCGTTGATGAAATTGCTGCATCCTCCAGTGGTAGCGATGACATTGATTTTGATACTGTATCTGAAAATTTACAGCGTCATTTGCTGCGTGAACTAACATCGTCTAACGGTATTGCCGTAACTAGTGCAGAAGAGCCCGGAGAAGAAAATGAGCGATAA
- a CDS encoding DedA family protein: protein MPAMLEPYLSELNFIAGDITSSAGGLILLLLLTAFAESLAVVGLLVPGIAILIGLTVLAPELGISPWTWWLVGTIGAFLGDGTSFWLGRRAQGRLHHWHFFQRHPDWLAHSHEFFTRYGVWSIAFGRFIGPLRPLVPVVAGASAMPTSSFLLANTLSSPAWAAAYLLPIYWLGERAALHFSRASVVLLVMGGFVLAVLFMLWLKRRRF, encoded by the coding sequence ATGCCTGCCATGCTTGAACCGTATTTATCTGAGTTAAATTTTATTGCGGGCGATATAACCAGTAGCGCCGGAGGATTGATACTACTTTTGTTATTGACGGCTTTTGCCGAGTCATTGGCCGTTGTCGGTTTGTTGGTGCCCGGAATCGCGATTTTGATTGGACTAACGGTACTCGCGCCGGAACTGGGCATTTCACCTTGGACTTGGTGGCTGGTTGGAACTATCGGTGCTTTCTTAGGCGATGGTACGAGCTTTTGGTTAGGGCGTCGTGCTCAGGGGCGATTGCATCACTGGCACTTTTTCCAAAGACACCCCGATTGGTTGGCGCATAGCCATGAGTTTTTCACACGTTACGGAGTTTGGAGTATAGCGTTCGGGCGCTTTATTGGCCCTTTGCGTCCGCTGGTCCCTGTCGTGGCCGGGGCCAGCGCTATGCCGACATCGTCTTTCTTGCTGGCAAATACACTGTCTTCACCGGCTTGGGCTGCTGCTTATTTACTGCCTATTTATTGGCTTGGTGAGCGGGCAGCACTGCATTTTAGCCGCGCCAGCGTCGTGCTGTTGGTTATGGGCGGCTTTGTCTTGGCGGTGTTATTTATGTTGTGGCTTAAACGCCGCCGTTTTTAG
- a CDS encoding YbeD family protein, translating to MSQPDAPKIEFPCPNYPIKVVGKGIDGYEQIVADIIRVHAPDLDLEIIKVKESSNGRFRSITVYITATGVQQLENIHRDLSSCEHVHMVM from the coding sequence GTGAGCCAGCCAGACGCTCCTAAAATAGAATTCCCTTGCCCAAACTATCCGATTAAGGTCGTAGGCAAAGGGATCGACGGCTACGAGCAGATTGTTGCCGATATTATTCGAGTGCATGCGCCCGATCTTGATTTAGAGATCATTAAAGTGAAAGAAAGTAGCAATGGACGTTTTCGTTCAATTACTGTCTATATTACGGCAACTGGCGTGCAGCAGCTTGAGAACATTCACCGCGATTTGTCCTCGTGCGAACATGTTCATATGGTGATGTAA
- a CDS encoding glutamate-5-semialdehyde dehydrogenase, protein MNVLDYMQTLGNQARVASRAIARASTQDKNAALVAIAAAISEQRDTLKAANALDMARGQENGLDAALLDRLELTDGRIDGMLEGLQQVATLADPVGEITDLKYRPSGIQVGKMRVPLGVIGIIYESRPNVTIEAASLCLKSGNAAILRGGSEAIESNQALAACIRTGLAAAGLPAETVQVVETTDREAVGALITMPEFVDVIVPRGGKSLIERISRDAKVAVIKHLDGICHVYIDEFADKTKAINIAINSKTHRYGTCNTMETLLVHTSRAADILPELAEAYTNIGVELRGCERTRELLVDINEATAEDWDTEYLAPILAIRIVDTLDDAIEHINRHGSHHTDSIISENYTLSRRFINEVDSSSVMINASTRFADGFEYGLGAEIGISTDKIHARGPVGLEGLTSQKYVVLGNGEIRQ, encoded by the coding sequence ATGAACGTTCTCGATTACATGCAAACACTGGGTAACCAAGCACGCGTAGCTTCACGAGCCATCGCCCGTGCGAGCACCCAAGATAAAAATGCCGCCTTAGTGGCCATTGCCGCCGCCATCAGCGAACAGCGTGATACGCTAAAAGCAGCCAATGCACTCGATATGGCGCGAGGCCAAGAAAACGGCCTAGATGCCGCTCTGCTTGATCGCCTCGAACTCACCGACGGTCGCATTGATGGCATGTTAGAAGGCCTACAACAAGTGGCTACTTTAGCCGACCCTGTCGGTGAAATAACCGACCTTAAATATCGCCCTAGTGGTATTCAAGTCGGCAAAATGCGCGTGCCATTAGGCGTCATCGGCATTATTTATGAAAGTCGTCCAAACGTGACGATTGAAGCGGCCAGTCTATGTTTAAAATCAGGTAACGCTGCCATTTTGCGTGGAGGCTCTGAAGCCATTGAGTCAAACCAAGCATTAGCCGCCTGTATCCGTACAGGCCTAGCGGCCGCAGGTTTACCCGCTGAGACAGTACAAGTGGTCGAAACCACTGACCGTGAAGCCGTTGGCGCACTCATTACTATGCCAGAGTTTGTCGATGTGATCGTACCTCGCGGAGGTAAGAGCTTAATCGAACGCATTAGTCGTGACGCTAAAGTTGCCGTTATTAAGCACCTAGACGGTATTTGCCATGTGTACATTGATGAATTCGCCGATAAAACTAAGGCGATAAACATCGCGATCAATTCTAAGACTCATCGTTACGGCACTTGCAACACGATGGAAACCTTATTGGTTCATACCTCGCGCGCAGCAGATATACTGCCCGAGCTAGCGGAAGCTTACACTAATATCGGCGTTGAACTGCGCGGCTGCGAACGCACCCGTGAACTATTGGTCGATATCAATGAAGCGACTGCGGAAGATTGGGATACCGAATACCTAGCGCCAATCTTGGCGATTCGTATCGTCGATACTCTGGATGACGCTATTGAGCACATCAATCGCCATGGATCACACCATACTGACAGCATCATTAGTGAGAACTACACCTTATCGCGTCGTTTTATCAATGAGGTCGATTCTAGTTCTGTGATGATTAATGCTTCAACGCGATTCGCCGACGGTTTTGAATATGGTTTAGGTGCTGAAATCGGCATTTCGACGGATAAAATTCACGCCCGCGGCCCTGTTGGGCTTGAAGGTTTAACGTCGCAAAAATACGTAGTGCTGGGTAACGGTGAAATCCGTCAGTAA
- the rlmH gene encoding 23S rRNA (pseudouridine(1915)-N(3))-methyltransferase RlmH codes for MKLRLLAVGTKMPAWVEQGYAEYAKRLPADCALELVEIAPGHRAKNTSKEKAMQQEAEALIKAIRPSDHVVALAVEGKPWTTPQLASELENWRMQGGDVALLIGGPDGMTDEIMRLAKQRWSLSNLTLPHPLVRVLLAEQLYRAWTILQGHPYHK; via the coding sequence ATGAAGCTACGTCTGCTCGCGGTCGGCACTAAGATGCCGGCCTGGGTAGAACAAGGCTATGCAGAATACGCTAAACGCCTACCGGCTGACTGTGCATTGGAATTAGTGGAGATAGCCCCCGGCCATCGCGCTAAGAACACCAGCAAAGAAAAAGCCATGCAGCAAGAAGCTGAAGCACTTATCAAGGCCATTCGCCCATCGGATCATGTGGTTGCGCTCGCTGTTGAAGGGAAACCTTGGACAACGCCTCAACTCGCGTCCGAATTAGAAAACTGGCGCATGCAAGGCGGCGACGTCGCTTTGTTAATTGGCGGCCCTGATGGCATGACTGATGAGATCATGCGCTTAGCAAAACAGCGCTGGTCACTCTCCAATCTTACCCTGCCGCATCCTTTGGTGCGGGTTCTGCTTGCCGAACAGTTGTATCGAGCATGGACCATATTGCAGGGTCATCCGTACCATAAGTGA
- a CDS encoding diguanylate cyclase domain-containing protein, translated as MFSELSQEQLLPRLQVLVYSLAAIAISILIYDQYRQGLYPLVLSNVIAIPALFFSAIFIYINRDRDAYAWINYPLICLLAALGLYQLPDYPVLMTHYLYALPLFSYFCLPINHGTWFNVAVALVLTVLVWVDEGTLNAIRSGTNYSLLVGSAWCYAYLTQLKGWSLLRLALTDQISGAYNRSHFHHVLEREIARGESARQNVSLIGLVLEEYSQLADLHGNRSVLQFLPRFVTTTQQQVRAEDEMFRLSDDLFVLVLPNCAEEGAIVLMERIKRKLEDQTWRPFAELSLGAAAVTRQPNETGEALERRLMGRLKKQKRTSLQLAAFSE; from the coding sequence ATGTTCAGTGAATTATCGCAAGAACAGTTGCTGCCCCGATTACAGGTTCTAGTTTATTCGCTAGCGGCTATCGCAATCTCTATTCTTATTTATGATCAATATCGTCAGGGCTTGTATCCACTCGTTCTGTCGAATGTTATCGCTATACCGGCTCTATTTTTTAGTGCGATTTTTATTTATATCAATCGTGATCGAGATGCGTACGCTTGGATCAACTACCCGCTGATTTGTTTGTTGGCAGCGCTTGGTCTGTATCAGTTACCAGATTATCCGGTACTGATGACTCACTATTTATATGCTTTACCCTTGTTTAGTTATTTTTGTTTGCCCATCAATCATGGTACTTGGTTTAACGTTGCGGTTGCACTGGTACTGACGGTACTTGTCTGGGTTGATGAAGGCACATTAAACGCGATTCGTAGTGGTACAAATTATTCGTTATTGGTTGGCTCTGCGTGGTGTTACGCCTACCTCACACAACTGAAAGGTTGGTCGCTACTGCGCTTGGCACTGACGGATCAAATTTCGGGAGCGTACAATCGTAGCCATTTTCATCATGTATTAGAGCGGGAAATTGCTCGTGGTGAGAGTGCTCGTCAAAATGTGAGCTTGATCGGTTTGGTGTTGGAGGAATATAGCCAGTTGGCTGACTTGCACGGTAATCGCTCAGTGCTGCAATTTTTGCCGCGATTTGTGACTACCACTCAGCAGCAGGTGCGGGCCGAAGATGAAATGTTTCGTTTGAGCGACGACTTGTTTGTACTGGTATTACCGAATTGTGCCGAAGAAGGTGCCATCGTATTGATGGAACGAATTAAACGTAAGTTAGAAGACCAGACTTGGCGACCATTTGCAGAGCTATCTTTGGGCGCCGCTGCGGTAACTCGTCAACCGAATGAAACGGGTGAAGCATTAGAGCGACGCTTAATGGGGCGGCTGAAAAAGCAGAAGCGTACCAGTTTACAGTTGGCCGCATTTAGTGAATAG
- a CDS encoding DUF3549 family protein, which produces MTISQLVQRSGAQMRVFDLGRRIGEISTTDFEAIELLAKPYPAPYLKHAWLGIFSWNPDKPGQHNIWFLKLPLDEQNVLLPGPRDAFLEHWLRVVQAPTKQHGDAPCSYKPDGNRMAYFHALALRTLEQPATQYYATARAYLSGDNGWQNWQQLGLQGLAEVVARIDEDNNDVLLCQAMPKMAAVPRNVLLGFLENATPGLNLTLAISDSLAQVVADNASAADLAAFARGLSGSSSVPQRQQLLGAILAHPEARSIEVLSAIGSRCWLDLSDERLQIYLEHLAAVGQDSFITLIADLMTLPSMRERILAAFRNPERSDTLSAAIGKLMNLARENMQ; this is translated from the coding sequence ATGACCATCAGTCAATTAGTGCAACGCAGCGGCGCGCAAATGCGTGTGTTTGATTTGGGACGTCGTATTGGTGAAATTTCAACAACGGATTTTGAAGCCATTGAACTATTGGCCAAGCCCTATCCTGCACCGTATTTGAAGCACGCTTGGTTGGGGATTTTTAGTTGGAATCCAGATAAGCCAGGGCAGCACAATATTTGGTTTTTAAAGCTTCCTTTGGATGAACAGAACGTCCTGTTGCCTGGACCGCGTGACGCGTTTTTAGAGCATTGGTTACGAGTTGTTCAAGCACCGACCAAACAACATGGCGATGCACCCTGCAGTTACAAGCCAGATGGTAATCGCATGGCGTACTTTCATGCCTTAGCCTTACGCACGTTAGAACAACCTGCAACTCAATACTACGCAACAGCCCGTGCGTATTTATCCGGTGATAATGGTTGGCAAAACTGGCAGCAGTTAGGCTTGCAGGGTTTAGCTGAAGTCGTTGCCCGGATAGATGAAGACAATAACGATGTTTTGTTGTGCCAGGCGATGCCGAAGATGGCAGCAGTGCCTCGTAATGTTCTACTCGGCTTTTTAGAAAATGCGACACCGGGCCTGAATTTGACGCTAGCGATTAGCGATTCTTTGGCTCAGGTGGTTGCAGATAACGCCAGTGCTGCTGACTTAGCAGCCTTTGCTCGCGGTCTATCCGGCAGCTCTAGCGTGCCACAGCGACAACAACTGCTGGGGGCGATTCTGGCTCACCCCGAAGCGCGTTCAATTGAAGTATTAAGCGCCATTGGCAGTCGTTGCTGGTTGGATCTTAGTGATGAACGTTTGCAAATATATCTCGAACACTTAGCGGCCGTTGGTCAAGATTCGTTTATTACTCTTATCGCCGATTTGATGACGTTGCCGAGTATGCGTGAGCGGATATTGGCAGCGTTTCGCAATCCTGAGCGTAGCGATACATTGTCGGCAGCGATTGGCAAACTAATGAACTTAGCGCGCGAGAATATGCAATGA